One window from the genome of Verrucomicrobiia bacterium encodes:
- the dnaE gene encoding DNA polymerase III subunit alpha: protein MSHADFVHLHVHSEYSLLDGACRLDRLMQRAVELKFTALALTDHGVLYGAIDFYQAARKAGIKPILGCEVYVAPGSRLEKKSGNGGRDVYHHLGLLAKDETGYRNLVKLVTAAHLEGYYYKPRIDLELLEQHHEGLIVMSGCLASEIPSLILQDQIDQARARIDWFKQVFGPENFHLELQNHGIPEQARVNRHLIPWAREYGLRLVATNDVHYVAREHWQAHDLLICIGTQTHRDDPKRMRYQPEQFYLRSAEEMKALFAEVPEAVLNTCHVAEQCGLEIEFNRLHYPNVEPPEGFTREGMLRQLLAEGLHRRYGIHARAEGAAFVIEHVEDPARLPGLPDGASEGGTAPEAVQGAVAALLQRLELELSVIEKTGFVSYFLIVADFVRHGRSKGISCVARGSAAGSLVTYLLEIANVDPIRYGLLFERFLNPERINPPDIDIDFADDQRGEVIEYVRGKYGKDNVAQIITFGTMGAKSVIRDVGRALGMGFGETDRLTKMIPNELGIGIEASLAKAPDFKAAYENEPQTRELVDYALVLEDLTRNVSVHAAGVVIADQPLVQLLPLKTDEDGAIVTQYAMGPVGDLGLLKMDFLGLKTLTVLRNTCEMVRKTQGLEIDIERIPLDDARTYELLNRAQTLGVFQLESGGMRELCRRFQIASVEHITALVALYRPGPMDLIPEFIERRHGRAAVEYVHPLLEEISRETYGILIYQEQVMQAAQILAGYTLGGADLLRRAMGKKKPEEMAKQRATFVEGASRTHGIPASQANRVFDVLEKFAGYGFNKSHAAAYALVAYQTAYLKANHPVEFLCAMMTNDMADTEKLAEYVAEAGSMGIAIRPPDVNASEVHFAPETGGDGLAIRFGMAAIKGVGEVAVQHILQARQAGAPFTSLFDLCERVDLRAVTRKTLEALVRCGACDSLGGTRAGWFAQIDRAVARGQETAQDRQRGQASLFGLLEAPAAVAPTPVQALPEWPAAERLAAEKELLGFYVTGHPLDPYRSLIEVYGMTDTARLGELTNRAITRLGGIVAAVQQGFSKKTGKPYALATLEDLKGTVQLLCLNEAYDQFRDLLVAGRCLFVVGEVNAGEDRPKIFPQEIYPLEEVPRRLTRQVHLRLRTADTTPAQLLAVRDLIVAHPGGCPVYLCFQRPDGAVAFVEANDRYRVAPSHELAQALEHLVGAGGYRPKADPTLPDRARRRWENGGGSRGG from the coding sequence ATGTCCCATGCGGACTTCGTTCATCTCCATGTGCATTCGGAATACTCGCTGCTCGACGGGGCGTGCCGGTTGGACCGGCTGATGCAGCGGGCGGTCGAGTTGAAGTTCACGGCGCTGGCCCTGACGGACCACGGGGTGTTGTACGGGGCGATCGACTTTTACCAGGCGGCGCGCAAGGCGGGGATCAAGCCGATCCTGGGTTGCGAAGTCTATGTGGCGCCGGGGAGCCGGCTGGAGAAGAAGTCCGGGAACGGCGGCCGGGACGTGTATCACCACCTGGGCCTCCTGGCGAAGGACGAGACGGGGTATCGGAACCTGGTGAAGCTGGTGACGGCGGCGCATCTCGAGGGGTACTACTACAAGCCGCGGATCGATCTGGAACTTCTCGAGCAGCACCACGAGGGACTGATCGTGATGTCCGGCTGCCTGGCCAGCGAGATTCCGTCGCTCATTCTCCAGGATCAGATCGATCAGGCCCGCGCCCGGATCGACTGGTTCAAGCAGGTATTCGGGCCGGAGAACTTCCATCTCGAACTGCAGAACCACGGCATACCCGAGCAGGCCAGGGTGAACCGGCACCTGATTCCGTGGGCGCGGGAGTACGGGTTGCGGCTGGTGGCGACCAACGATGTCCACTACGTGGCGCGCGAGCACTGGCAGGCGCATGACCTGCTCATCTGCATCGGGACGCAGACCCATCGCGACGACCCGAAGCGGATGCGGTATCAGCCGGAGCAGTTTTATCTGCGGTCGGCGGAGGAGATGAAGGCGTTGTTCGCCGAGGTGCCGGAAGCGGTGTTGAACACCTGCCATGTGGCCGAGCAATGCGGACTCGAGATCGAGTTCAACCGGCTGCACTACCCCAATGTCGAGCCGCCCGAGGGCTTCACGAGGGAAGGGATGCTGCGGCAGCTGCTGGCGGAGGGGCTCCATCGGCGGTACGGGATCCATGCGCGGGCCGAGGGCGCTGCATTCGTCATCGAGCACGTCGAGGACCCTGCGCGTCTGCCCGGTCTTCCCGACGGCGCCTCGGAGGGTGGGACGGCGCCGGAGGCGGTCCAGGGTGCCGTCGCCGCCCTGCTCCAGCGGCTGGAACTCGAGCTGTCGGTGATCGAGAAGACGGGGTTCGTCAGCTACTTCCTCATCGTCGCCGACTTCGTGCGGCACGGGAGGAGCAAGGGGATATCGTGCGTGGCGCGCGGTTCGGCAGCCGGTTCGCTGGTCACCTATCTGCTTGAGATCGCCAACGTCGATCCGATCCGGTACGGGCTGCTGTTCGAGCGGTTTCTGAATCCGGAGCGGATCAATCCGCCGGACATCGACATCGACTTTGCGGATGACCAGCGGGGGGAGGTGATCGAGTACGTGCGGGGGAAGTACGGCAAGGACAACGTCGCGCAGATCATCACCTTTGGGACGATGGGGGCGAAGTCGGTGATCCGGGATGTGGGGCGGGCGTTGGGGATGGGGTTTGGGGAGACCGACCGGCTGACCAAGATGATCCCCAACGAATTGGGGATCGGGATTGAGGCGTCGCTGGCGAAGGCGCCGGACTTCAAGGCGGCCTACGAGAACGAGCCACAGACGCGCGAGCTGGTGGATTACGCGCTGGTGCTCGAGGACCTCACCCGCAATGTCTCGGTGCATGCCGCCGGGGTGGTGATCGCGGACCAGCCGCTGGTCCAGTTGCTGCCGCTCAAGACCGACGAGGACGGGGCGATCGTCACGCAGTACGCCATGGGGCCCGTGGGGGACCTTGGGTTGTTGAAGATGGATTTCCTGGGGCTCAAGACCCTGACCGTCCTGCGCAACACGTGCGAGATGGTGCGGAAGACTCAAGGTCTCGAGATCGACATCGAGCGGATCCCGCTGGACGATGCGCGGACGTACGAGCTGCTCAACCGGGCGCAGACTCTGGGGGTGTTCCAGCTGGAATCCGGGGGGATGCGGGAATTGTGCCGCCGGTTTCAGATCGCGTCGGTCGAGCACATCACGGCGCTGGTGGCGCTGTACCGTCCGGGACCGATGGATCTGATCCCCGAGTTCATCGAGCGGCGGCATGGGCGGGCGGCGGTGGAGTATGTGCATCCGCTGCTGGAGGAGATCAGCCGGGAGACGTACGGGATTCTGATCTACCAGGAGCAGGTGATGCAGGCGGCGCAGATTCTGGCGGGCTACACGCTGGGGGGGGCGGATCTGCTGCGGCGGGCGATGGGCAAGAAGAAGCCGGAGGAGATGGCCAAGCAGCGGGCCACGTTTGTGGAGGGCGCATCGCGGACCCATGGGATCCCGGCGTCCCAGGCCAACCGGGTGTTCGATGTGCTCGAGAAGTTCGCCGGGTACGGCTTCAACAAGTCGCACGCCGCCGCGTACGCCCTGGTCGCCTACCAGACCGCGTATCTCAAGGCCAACCATCCGGTCGAGTTCCTCTGCGCCATGATGACGAACGACATGGCGGACACGGAGAAGCTTGCCGAGTACGTGGCCGAGGCGGGTTCGATGGGCATTGCCATCCGGCCTCCCGACGTGAACGCCTCGGAGGTTCACTTCGCCCCGGAGACGGGCGGCGACGGGCTGGCGATCCGGTTTGGCATGGCGGCGATCAAGGGGGTGGGGGAGGTGGCGGTGCAGCACATCCTGCAGGCGCGGCAGGCGGGCGCCCCGTTCACGTCGCTGTTCGATCTGTGCGAGCGTGTGGATCTGCGGGCGGTGACCCGGAAGACGCTCGAGGCGCTGGTGCGGTGCGGGGCGTGCGATTCGCTTGGGGGGACGCGGGCGGGGTGGTTTGCGCAGATCGACCGGGCGGTGGCGCGCGGGCAGGAGACGGCGCAGGACCGGCAGCGGGGGCAGGCGTCGCTGTTTGGACTGCTCGAAGCCCCTGCCGCGGTGGCGCCCACGCCGGTCCAGGCCCTGCCCGAATGGCCGGCCGCCGAGCGGTTGGCGGCGGAGAAGGAGTTGCTGGGCTTCTACGTGACCGGCCATCCGCTCGATCCGTACCGGTCCCTCATCGAGGTGTATGGCATGACCGACACGGCCCGGTTGGGGGAACTGACCAACCGGGCGATCACGCGCCTTGGCGGAATCGTGGCGGCGGTTCAGCAAGGGTTCTCGAAGAAGACGGGCAAACCGTACGCCCTGGCGACCCTCGAGGACCTGAAGGGAACGGTCCAGTTGCTCTGTCTCAACGAGGCGTACGACCAGTTCCGCGATCTCCTGGTGGCCGGGCGATGCCTGTTCGTGGTGGGCGAGGTGAATGCCGGCGAGGACCGTCCGAAAATCTTTCCCCAGGAGATCTATCCGCTGGAGGAGGTTCCGAGACGGCTCACGCGCCAGGTGCATCTGCGCCTGCGGACCGCCGACACCACCCCGGCCCAGCTTCTTGCCGTGCGCGATCTGATCGTGGCCCATCCGGGCGGCTGCCCGGTGTACCTGTGTTTCCAACGTCCGGACGGGGCAGTGGCGTTTGTGGAGGCGAACGACCGCTACCGGGTGGCGCCGTCGCACGAGCTGGCGCAGGCGCTCGAGCACCTGGTGGGCGCGGGGGGATACCGTCCGAAGGCCGACCCGACGCTGCCGGATCGGGCGCGGCGACGATGGGAGAACGGCGGCGGATCGAGGGGCGGATGA
- a CDS encoding BlaI/MecI/CopY family transcriptional regulator — translation MARKKSRTLTDGEHRIMEVLWRRGSATVAEVAEELEGKDGSAYTTVLTMMGILRDKGYLSCRKEGRAHVFTPKIDRQTAARKAVRQVLTKFFAGSPGELVLSFLRDEQLRPEELDEIQRRIRDELSPEDPS, via the coding sequence ATGGCACGGAAGAAATCGCGGACACTGACGGACGGGGAGCACCGGATCATGGAGGTGCTGTGGCGGCGGGGATCGGCGACGGTCGCGGAGGTGGCCGAGGAGCTGGAGGGGAAGGACGGCTCGGCCTACACGACGGTGCTGACCATGATGGGGATCCTCCGGGACAAGGGGTATCTGTCCTGCCGGAAGGAGGGGAGGGCCCATGTGTTCACGCCGAAGATCGACCGGCAGACCGCGGCACGGAAGGCGGTGCGGCAGGTGCTGACGAAGTTCTTCGCCGGATCGCCGGGCGAGCTGGTGCTGAGCTTCCTGCGGGACGAGCAGTTGCGACCGGAGGAACTCGACGAGATCCAGCGGCGCATTCGCGACGAGCTTTCGCCGGAGGATCCGTCATGA